The sequence AAAGACAGTCGATAAGCTGACTGATGTCAGACTGACTGATATAAGATGAAAGACGGCAGACTGATTGACGACATGTGATAGGCTGACTAATGACAGACGACACTAACTAACGGCTAATGCTAGACTAACTGATGACTGATGCCAGACTGACTGCAGATACATGACGCAATTTTTtgataatagattaaataaaacttgcgtTGCTTACTAAATTAATAATCTTTCTCCTACTTTGTTTTCcccaataaattaatattgtactAAAAAAGTTGACAATCATACGTAATTTCCCCGATATAGAGCCGTAATGTAGTTATACCTAATCAGTAATCATTAATCTCATAATCTGTGCTtaaggaaaattttaaaaaaaacaaggccTTAATGACTTTAATCCATGGCCGAcactaagttaaaaaaaaaaaaactgatcatAACAAAGGGCTTTAGCAACGTTTGTAAAGTCAGAATTATTCAGAAatgtaaacataataatatacaggTCATTGAATCGTAGTTAAAATGGACCAAGACGTCGCTAAAAAACTTTTCCTTGAAGGGGCAACGTTTGTATTCCTCGGGGTACCTCAAGAGACCCAATTTGGTATTGATATGCAATGTTGGAACACAGACGAAGACTTTCGAGGAATAAAAATGATCCCGCCGGGTCtacattatgtacattattcagcTGTGAGTCAAAGCACCGGCGATGTTTCACCAAGGtaatcttattatttaaaatttctcgcCGTCTTATAACCTTTGAAATGTGTCATCTTCCTCAGCCCCAATGTGCGGCACAGCCCGGCTTTCTCATAAGGGAAGAAGGTCAGTGCTATAGAGCTTTGATCctccatgctgctccaatgaggGTATCACCGATTATTTTCCCTTGCTATTAAGAGATGTTAACCAACAGCTTAACATGCTCACAGTGGCACAAATTAGATTATGCTAATTTCTTAACACTGGGCTGACACTGGAATgttcttaaaagaaaaatcagGACACATTCTGGATATACTAATGCCTAAACCaatatgataaattataactgtttattattttgttaataactaatatttaataatgtatctaaATTTACTTACTATTTGAACATGCTTTCCAGGTCAGGGTTCATgcattactttagaaaaaaagaATTTCTTGTCAAAATTTGGGATAAAAACTTGGAAGATATAAGCAAAGATGAAATAAGTGATGAAAGCATCCAGCGTCTAAAAGACAACTTGCTTAATTTGGATAGACATTTAGCACCATACCCTTATGAGATTTGGCAGAAATGGACATTTCTAACTTCACAAATAACAGgtattaataactaataaatatctaaagcaAAAAAAGGAATTTTACAAGAACACTTGTAATAGATTCAATCCTGCATATTGCATTTTTTTGCACATTTTGCATTGAGAATTAGAATActtaatcataatttttttgttaattacttgctaaaattaatcatcataatatcTTACAGCTGAGCTAGCAGAGAAACTGTCACCAGAAAGTGGTATTATTAGAGCATCTGTTGAGCTGCTCTCAATGAGTGACAAAGAGCGGCCAAGAGGAGTTAAATTGCCTAAATCTCAAGAATGTGATACTTCTAAAGAAACCAAAGAGGATTGCAGTCCAGGCAAATCTGATGTCAAAAGAGTTAAAAGAATAACAcaggaagaaaaagaaaattcaatGCTTCCGGATTTAAAACCTGCTCCtggtaaactattttatttgtgattttATAATTGCACCTAAAGGTCGTCTGCCATTTTTTTCAAGTGGAATGTC comes from Pararge aegeria chromosome 9, ilParAegt1.1, whole genome shotgun sequence and encodes:
- the LOC120626202 gene encoding protein AAR2 homolog, translated to MDQDVAKKLFLEGATFVFLGVPQETQFGIDMQCWNTDEDFRGIKMIPPGLHYVHYSAVSQSTGDVSPRSGFMHYFRKKEFLVKIWDKNLEDISKDEISDESIQRLKDNLLNLDRHLAPYPYEIWQKWTFLTSQITAELAEKLSPESGIIRASVELLSMSDKERPRGVKLPKSQECDTSKETKEDCSPGKSDVKRVKRITQEEKENSMLPDLKPAPGASMRFTEIPRDKYPTGATPEEITKHYLDQSYTLELIVAKHDEPLHMIGELQFSYLCFLVGQSLDALEHWKNLVILFCSCDEAIHKYRSVYFHFVKTIEVQIEEMPEDFLADIVMNKNLVYKKLREFFRTAFISKVDGRLLTMIERFKDNLTDKLQWDFTGLDTDEEDERPVVVKLK